In Maniola hyperantus chromosome 20, iAphHyp1.2, whole genome shotgun sequence, the following are encoded in one genomic region:
- the LOC117992024 gene encoding serine-rich adhesin for platelets-like, translating to MNLIYVAAFIAACGAATLDRTYLPPSSSQYAGGTPGSSQTSGINGVNQGFLQTPFGRTSDNSPSQGNQLPSGSYENEYQGVVVEAAAPGTRASNQPSGLGGLRENYGSTDSKVGEAAFRGTKNQARPQNGGIQNQAQFESFRPQGSVGINNQDYPDLSAFNQPSGQNNAGNRPGNQLFTDRMSNTVKYHMNIGLNKFNYGFETENGIKMEENGVSNDGDKRQGGYSYTGDDGKVYSVVYTADKNGYRPMGSHLPTPPPIPAEILESLQQNAKDEANGIKDDGSYDAQKYNAEDDYAQSDTNGNYNDRQSNKFGERPGFHTGASAVINQDQQGFVRPNGQGHFSSYDFSKDSSSTQPDNSKLGTGVAGFDNSGRPNEVQRPGSNAGASTFFNQHQQGIVRPNVQFSSYDLPSTQPDTSKFVTDVNRVHNTLNKGNIFLAQNGQTTQFGNRFGAQSQYLPPRPPGNFLDANSFLQIDSSKVGFNNNFNNAQPHAEQKFQDQGPFGRPIQSLTTQNSYGTFLGQGSPNENLPPSIQGSNSFGININNNSPQNDGAFFQTGLQSSLISSNLGSEFDRNAQNSPVMNKNSSFSISGLSQENINNSPQSQGSLLTPIRNAGITSQNNLNNSPQNQGSFSQTSFQSSGDSKKESTNLNLSNRFNPTISSQTIPTKQPDLVLTTPLENQEQQTNRFSSALSTSSTGNSQSILSSNKRPSDGYSLPGQPQGPDSSYIYNEPSKPFNSPSSQFDLNNTPDIEKTDDTVLSTQYQSATGSNKYTQPPTLAPITPTLTTKEDETERDSYQSNGITQASISSFPPISPTSSSQTNSGEVYEYTKPVQGLPASSQEENSGDSSSEINKQNSVTLPQNEDTIKPQVSVESNTQFGQRFPVPSSSTFGQQITPSRFGVQTSSTFGQKPPELLFGEQGTSSFGQTPTLSPFEAQTTQQQFGSQSSILFGQQTTPSRLAVPTSSSFGQIPIFSPFSGQTSTSLNQQTTPSRFSVQTNLPFGQNPTQPPTNFSFGQQTTPSRFGFQTSSSFGQKPTSSPFGAQATSSFGQKQNEPQSSFSFGQQTMPTRFGTQTGSTFAQTPSQPETGSQQPSFSFGSQTTPSRFGVRPTGSSFGQKPRFPSVGTSLNQQTISSCCSQTSSSFGQQTTPSRFGIQPSSIFEQKPTRTELGGQTSFLFGSQTTPSRFGAQSSSSFGQQTTPSSFGVQTSTLLEQKPTLSQSSIQPGSSFGQQTIPSRFGVQSSSETEQQTTLLPFGVQTSSKFEQKITGSQFHDSSSEQQSTTQIGGDLNKQQQSQSQESNEQSGNQSDSKPPKLQPSTLISQNSQESIENTSFEVIDQSNKPTANAGNSGTQQFLGNLFGQQSSTSQKDNVATFGLQFAVPPVKKFGIQLPQLNNQFGVQTELAKKDITPSQQSQGDTQFDQQYTAQSDKQSFSSISLNKDASKPNQQSQVAIFPRFPDQSKVTNSPFESGKPTTSQFVVPISSIEQNSESEESTSSEFSSTSTDNTQYQPPTPFPSSSSQNSFDLQKQEQLPNSQSGELYQYNKPVQSFPDASQNKFDTTKPIVSHLSQSNEQSNDELPMQSDEDVSQPQTVNKPQTPSSSTLGTLPSAHPFPQLAFYSACCRGPKPQGSSLSGKIPSSHLIGNLGANSFGLNKNTQDTNGSGIENKFGNQSFGVRKDTPSFAGQGEEFGGSRKPPKFDETGYHY from the exons ATGAATTTG ATATATGTCGCCGCTTTCATAGCGGCGTGTGGAGCCGCTACGCTCGACCGAACATACCTACCACCTTCATCATCACAATATGCTGGTGGTACTCCAGGATCCTCCCAAACCTCTGGCATAAATGGCGTAAACCAAGGTTTCTTGCAAACACCTTTTGGAAGGACCAGTGATAATAGCCCTTCTCAGGGAAACCAATTACCATCAGGAAGCTACGAAAATGAGTACCAAGGAGTGGTTGTGGAAGCTGCAGCCCCTGGAACCAGGGCATCAAATCAGCCATCAGGTCTTGGAGGTCTAAGAGAAAACTATGGATCAACAGATTCTAAAGTGGGAGAAGCCGCGTTCAGAGGTACTAAAAATCAGGCGAGACCACAAAATGGAGGAATTCAAAACCAAGCACAGTTTGAATCGTTTCGTCCCCAAGGATCAGTTGGTATAAATAACCAAGACTATCCAGATTTATCAGCTTTCAACCAACCTTCAGGTCAAAATAATGCAGGCAACAGACCAGGAAATCAACTCTTCACTGACCGAATGTCCAATACAGTAAAATACCATATGAATATTGGACTGAATAAGTTTAACTATGGATTTGAAACTGAAAACGGTATTAAAATGGAGGAAAACGGCGTATCGAACGATGGGGATAAGAGACAAGGTGGTTATTCTTATACTGGTGATGATGGGAAGGTTTACAGTGTAGTGTATACAGCAGATAAAAATGGGTATCGTCCTATGGGATCCCATCTTCCGACACCACCGCCTATACCGGCTGAAATTCTGGAATCTTTACAACAAAATGCGAAGGATGAAGCGAACGGAATAAAGGATGACG GCTCTTACGATGCTCAGAAGTACAATGCAGAGGACGATTACGCTCAAAGTGACACTAATGGCAATTATAACGATAGACAATCGAATAAATTTGGTGAGCGACCTGGATTCCACACCGGTGCAAGCGCAGTCATTAATCAAGACCAACAAGGCTTTGTGCGACCGAATGGTCAAGGGCACTTCAGTTCTTACGACTTTTCTAAAGATTCATCATCAACGCAACCGGATAACTCCAAATTAGGGACAGGTGTTGCAGGCTTTGATAATAGCGGACGACCCAATGAAGTACAGCGACCTGGATCTAACGCGGGTGCAAGTACATTCTTTAATCAACACCAACAAGGCATTGTGCGACCAAATGTTCAATTTAGTTCTTACGACCTTCCATCAACGCAACCTGATACTTCTAAATTTGTGACAGATGTTAATAGAGTTCATAATACATTGAACAAGGGAAACATATTTTTAGCTCAAAATGGACAGACTACTCAGTTTGGAAATAGATTCGGAGCCCAGTCTCAGTATTTGCCTCCTCGTCCTCCTGGTAATTTTCTAGATGCGAATTCTTTCCTACAAATTGATTCATCTAAAGTTGGTTTTAATAACAACTTTAATAATGCTCAACCTCATGCAGAACAAAAATTTCAAGATCAAGGGCCGTTTGGAAGGCCTATTCAATCATTGACTACGCAAAATTCTTATGGTACATTTCTTGGACAAGGGTCTCCAAATGAAAATCTACCTCCATCCATTCAAGGCTCCAATTCCTTTGgtataaacattaataataatagtcctCAAAATGATGGTGCATTTTTCCAAACTGGCTTGCAAAGTTCTTTGATAAGCTCTAATTTAGGTTCAGAGTTTGATCGCAATGCTCAAAACTCTCCGGTAATGAATAAGAATAGTTCTTTTTCTATTTCTGGTCTTTCTCAAGAAAATATCAACAATAGCCCCCAAAGTCAAGGATCACTTTTAACACCTATTCGCAACGCAGGAATAACATCTCAAAATAACTTAAACAATAGTCCTCAAAATCAGGGCTCATTTTCCCAAACTAGTTTTCAAAGTTCGGGTGACAGTAAAAAGGAAAGTACAAATCTCAATCTTAGTAATCGATTCAATCCTACTATTTCTTCacaaactatacctaccaagcAACCTGATCTTGTTCTAACCACTCCACTAGAAAATCAAgaacaacaaaccaacagatTTTCTTCAGCACTTTCCACATCTTCTACTGGTAACTCACAATCCATCTTATCCAGTAACAAGAGACCAAGTGATGGCTACAGTTTACCTGGACAACCTCAAGGCCCTGATAGTTCGTACATTTACAATGAACCATCAAAGCCTTTTAATAGTCCGTCTTCtcaatttgatttaaataatactCCTGATATAGAAAAAACGGATGATACCGTTCTTTCTACGCAATACCAAAGTGCAACTGGATCTAATAAGTATACGCAACCACCCACTTTGGCTCCAATTACACCAACTTTAACTACTAAAGAAGATGAAACTGAAAGAGACAGTTATCAAAGTAATGGTATTACTCAGGCTTCAATATCGTCTTTCCCACCCATTTCACCTACTTCTTCATCGCAGACGAATTCAGGAGAAGTTTATGAATACACTAAACCAGTTCAGGGATTGCCTGCTTCATCTCAAGAAGAAAATTCTGGCGACTCTAGCTCTGagattaataaacaaaattcaGTGACTTTACCACAAAACGAAGATACCATAAAACCACAAGTGAGTGTAGAGTCTAATACACAATTTGGTCAACGTTTTCCAGTCCCAAGTTCATCAACATTTGGACAACAAATAACTCCATCACGGTTTGGCGTTCAGACTAGCTCTACATTTGGGCAAAAACCACCAGAGCTACTATTTGGGGAACAGGGAACCTCTTCATTTGGACAAACACCAACTCTATCTCCTTTTGAGGCGCAGACAACTCAACAACAATTTGGTTCGCAATCAAGCATTTTATTTGGACAGCAAACAACACCTTCTCGTTTAGCTGTTCCAACAAGCTCATCGTTTGGACAGATACCAATTTTTTCCCCTTTCAGTGGACAGACAAGTACATCCTTGAATCAACAGACGACACCGTCGCGTTTCAGCGTTCAAACAAATTTACCATTTGGACAAAACCCAACCCAACCACCGACAAATTTTTCATTTGGACAGCAAACAACACCATCTCGCTTTGGTTTTCAGACGAGCTCATCATTTGGACAAAAGCCAACTTCCTCACCTTTCGGTGCACAGGCTACTTCTTCATTTGGCCAGAAACAAAATGAACCTCAGTCAAGCTTTTCATTTGGGCAACAAACTATGCCAACTCGCTTTGGTACTCAAACAGGCTCAACATTCGCACAAACCCCAAGCCAGCCAGAAACAGGTTCGCAGCAACCTAGCTTTTCGTTTGGATCTCAAACAACCCCATCGCGTTTTGGTGTTCGTCCAACAGGTTCATCTTTTGGACAAAAACCAAGGTTCCCATCCGTCGGCACATCattaaatcaacaaacaatatCGAGTTGTTGTTCACAGACAAGTTCATCGTTTGGACAACAAACAACGCCTTCACGATTTGGCATTCAACCAAGCTCAATTTTTGAGCAAAAACCCACTCGTACAGAACTTGGCGGCCAGACAAGCTTTTTGTTTGGATCCCAAACTACGCCATCTCGCTTCGGTGCTCAGTCAAGCTCATCATTTGGGCAGCAAACTACCCCGTCATCTTTTGGTGTCCAAACAAGTACTTTACTTGAACAAAAACCAACACTATCGCAGTCTAGTATACAACCAGGTTCATCATTTGGACAACAAACAATTCCTTCAAGATTTGGTGTACAATCTAGCTCAGAAACAGAACAGCAAACAACTCTGTTACCTTTTGGTGTACAAACAAGCTCAAAGTTTGAGCAAAAAATAACAGGATCACAATTTCACGACTCGTCATCTGAACAGCAGTCAACAACACAAATTGGAGGGGATCttaacaaacaacaacaaagtCAATCTCAGGAATCAAATGAGCAATCTGGAAACCAATCTGATTCTAAACCACCAAAATTACAACCAAGTACTCTTATATCACAAAATTCGCAAGAATCAATTGAAAATACCAGTTTTGAAGTAATAGACCAAAGCAATAAGCCAACTGCAAATGCAGGAAATTCCGGTACACAGCAATTTCTTGGTAACCTATTTGGCCAACAAAGTAGTACTTCACAAAAAGACAATGTAGCAACCTTTGGCCTACAATTTGCAGTTCCACCTGTCAAGAAATTTGGTATTCAACTGCCACAGTTGAATAACCAATTTGGCGTACAAACTGAATTGGCTAAAAAAGATATAACACCCAGTCAGCAATCGCAAGGTGACACACAATTTGACCAACAGTATACTGCTCAATCTGATAAACAAAGTTTCTCATCTATCTCTCTAAATAAAGACGCTAGTAAACCTAACCAGCAATCGCAAGTAGCGATATTTCCCCGTTTCCCTGATCAATCAAAGGTAACCAACTCACCATTTGAATCTGGAAAACCAACGACTTCTCAATTTGTTGTACCAATAAGTTCAATAGAACAAAACTCTGAGAGTGAAGAATCAACTTCTTCCGAGTTTTCTTCAACCAGTACAGATAACACACAATACCAACCCCCAACACCTTTCCCAAGCTCAAGTTCTCAAAATTCCTTTGATTTACAAAAACAAGAACAATTGCCAAATTCTCAGTCAGGCGAATTGTATCAATACAATAAACCTGTCCAGTCATTCCCAGATGCTTCTCAAAACAAATTTGATACAACTAAACCTATTGTTTCACATTTATCACAGAGTAATGAACAATCCAATGATGAGTTACCAATGCAAAGTGATGAAGATGTATCTCAACCTCAAACTGTTAACAAACCACAAACACCGTCATCATCAACGCTAGGCACTCTACCAAGTGCGCATCCTTTCCCTCAATTAGCTTTCTATAGCGCTTGTTGTCGAGGTCCCAAACCTCAAGGATCGTCATTATCAGGTAAAATTCCATCTTCACATTTGATTGGAAACTTAGGTGCTAACAGTTTTGGTTTAAATAAGAATACACAAGACACAAATGGAAGTGGAATAGAAAATAAGTTTGGTAATCAAAGCTTTGGAGTACGGAAAGACACGCCTAGTTTCGCCGGTCAAGGAGAAGAATTTGGAGGTTCTCGAAAACCTCCTAAATTTGACGAAACTGGTTACCATTATTAG